A window of Dysidea avara chromosome 1, odDysAvar1.4, whole genome shotgun sequence genomic DNA:
ACTGTACATTCTTGAGATGGGATCAGCAGAACCACGCAGTTCCCCACCCCACCTACTGCTTCATTTCTTGCAGGTACTAAGAAGTCCACAACTACTAAAGGCAAACCGCGGTGCCCATTCTGTGCAGGGTCACACATTCCTTCACTTTGTGAGTCATTCAAGGATCCAAAGCAACGCTGTGATATAGTACGACAGAACAAACTTTGTTTTAATTGCCTAGGACACCATTGGGTGTCTCAGTGTAACTCTAGACATCGCTGCCACAACTGCCAGCGTAAACATCATACCAGCCTATGTACTTCTAGGCAAGACAACCCTGCAGACCAATCTGGCCACTCTGCAAGCACTGCACAGCAGAACACCACCATACCTAGTCAGTCTGCCGTTGCTACCATTACACACTCAACGGACACTGCCTCCCTGTCAATGACCATCCCATCACCACAAAACAGTGTATGCCTTCTGAAAACAGCTGTGGCAACTGTCACAAATGGAAACAACCTGACCAAGGCTAACCTGCTGTTTGATGAAAGTTCTCAGCGGTCATTCATCACTCAAGACCTAGCTAAGACCCTTGCTCTACAACCATTCTGTAAGGAAGACCTCACAGTTTCGTCATTCGGCGCACAGTGTCAAGTGAATCGTGAGGTGAATGTTGCTGTTATCAGTTTACTTACCATGTCCGGCCAAGCCATACCACTCACTGTACTTGTAGTACCTCGTATTGCAACACCTATACAGAACACAGTGACCTCCAGTGTTACTCGACTTCCACACCTCCAAAATCTCCCTCTGGCCCACCCACTGACCACTGACAAGGAATTTGACATCTCTATTTTAGTAGGGGCTGACCACTACTGTGACATTGTCGGAGACCGTGTTATAAGAGGTGATGGACCAACTGCAGTTGAATCAAAGCTGGGTTACCTGCTATCTGGACCGGCTCCATTAACAACTGGACAATTTTTCACCAGTATCAACAGCGTCATGATGCTGACCACCCCCGCAAGTGAGTTCAACTTGGAGCAGTTTTGGGATCTAGAATCTGTGGGAGTAATCCCCACTGAAGACAGTCTAGGAGACAATGTGCTGAACCACTATTTAACTTCGTGTGTTCAACGAGATCAGGGAGGAGCATATGTTGCCAGATTCCCCTGGAAACCAGACCACCCTGCACTTCCAACCAATGTAACTGTAGCCAAGCAGAGAACCCGCCAGCTAGTCAAGCGTCTATTCAAAAATCCTGATCTACTGACGACGTATCACCAAATCATAAGTGAGCAGGAGACTAGGAGCTTCATTGAACGTGTGGACAACCACTCCACATCACACTCTGGAGTACACTACATCCCACACCATGCTGTAGAAAAGGATTCTACAACAACGCCGATACGAATTGTCTTTGACTGCAGTTGCCGTGAATCTGCCAACAGCCCCTGTCTTAATGATTGTCTGATAATAGGTTCAACATGTGATAATGATTTATGTGCAATTCTGATTCGTTATAGATCATATTGTTTCGGAATATCTACTGATATTGAGAAGGCCTTCCTTCACATACGGCTACATCCTGATGATAGGAACTATACCGCCTTTTTTGGTTATCTGATCCaacagtaggcattccagaccgatttttaaattttggtaaaaagggctttttatatgctcaatagatagagtattggttgctgatctcagaaatatatagtttgttgggttggaattagctactttggcatgcacagtgcttaaaaactgaaaaaaggtacattttttctccagggctccccaaaCATTTTacagggaaaaatggcacaattgaatcaggaagccatctagcaatctggactatcttgaaactgcagttgcttctagctgcaagtttgtacatgtaatgagagtaacttcaggtcttcttggatctcagcgatctttgcatgctttgtggtgagcaaatatgtttcacctactgcacacttctcaatacaatggtgtatacccataggcaagtggctatctcaagttggtaaaaacatcaagttagcaacttataaaggtaaacaacttaaagtggaggtgccacaatgatgcaacaatacctaaggtggagttgtggtttcaattatggcattgttatgccaactttgaagtggtttatactgttgagctgatgacacagccatcaggaaattgctctggagctgaaaatcgctaacccaagtgaagtaactacgcactttaaagttagcaccagtgactaccttccacccgacagtaggttttttaaagttttaaggtattctacatacattacaaggcttgaaaagattacaaaacaacacaaaacttacttatatgtaacgcacacgataaaactaagattttcatgatgatcag
This region includes:
- the LOC136259624 gene encoding uncharacterized protein encodes the protein MAELKRLISSRRGFRAHLTKLLQSLIEILTNASQPLTEDNIASLKDLHEQLQRKQELISGLDAKILEATTNDEEIEAEVLQTEEVNSSISSAKVKITERLRSVSTTTEGHTSPDHTLPPPAAVPQVTRLPKLELPQFAGNPLHWHSFWDCFKAAIHNNTSLTGVQKLSYLRTQLRGGAARVIAGFQLTNDSYTDSVTLLKERFGQTYTQVDAHMQALIDTPAPSNTISSLREFYDSTEAHIRSLATLGKPEDSYGTLLIPILLGKLPSQTKKNLIRSHGRKEWSITELQAAILNELYILEMGSAEPRSSPPHLLLHFLQCNSRHRCHNCQRKHHTSLCTSRQDNPADQSGHSASTAQQNTTIPSQSAVATITHSTDTASLSMTIPSPQNSVCLLKTAVATVTNGNNLTKANLLFDESSQRSFITQDLAKTLALQPFCKEDLTVSSFGAQCQVNREVNVAVISLLTMSGQAIPLTVLVVPRIATPIQNTVTSSVTRLPHLQNLPLAHPLTTDKEFDISILVGADHYCDIVGDRVIRGDGPTAVESKLGYLLSGPAPLTTGQFFTSINSVMMLTTPASEFNLEQFWDLESVGVIPTEDSLGDNVLNHYLTSCVQRDQGGAYVARFPWKPDHPALPTNVTVAKQRTRQLVKRLFKNPDLLTTYHQIISEQETRSFIERVDNHSTSHSGVHYIPHHAVEKDSTTTPIRIVFDCSCRESANSPCLNDCLIIGSTCDNDLCAILIRYRSYCFGISTDIEKAFLHIRLHPDDRNYTAFFGYLIQQ